The Phaseolus vulgaris cultivar G19833 chromosome 5, P. vulgaris v2.0, whole genome shotgun sequence genomic interval aagggcaagtcttcgccgacttcgtggtcgagttgtcctccgaAGTGGCACAGAACGCCGAAGGTGACTTTCGCTGGGTATTCtctgttgatgggtcgtccaaccagctgggcagcggggctggggtcattttggaagggcccaacggagtgttgatagagcagtcattgaggttcgctttcaaagcaagcaacaaccaagcagagtatgaggctttgatcgctggaatCCTACTagctaaggaaatgggggcgagagtgctggtggccaagagcgactcgttgttggtcacaggacaagtaactggcgagttccaacccaaggacccgcagatggcagcctacttggagtacgtgcaagagctaagaagatctttcgcctcatttgaagtggtgcacgtgccaagagaagAGAATgtccgagctgacttgctagccaagctccccagttcgggcaaggggggcaggcagaggactgtcattcaagaaactttgaaagcgccccgagcattcgtggcagaccaccaagttctccacgtttgtagatcaatgggaagaccggcgagaagtcacagatccctaacgcaggaaactatgagggcgccgagggtcagagcgcgcccagcggAAGGGGGAAGATCGATGCAGgtttgcgctgtccacgagccagacacgtggataatgCCCTACCAACGTtatttagcggatggtgtgcttccagttgactcaactgaggccagaaaagtaaagaagagctccagcaagtttacccttattgacggcgagctgtacaggtttggattcacacaccctcttcttgtatgtatacacggagagaagtgcacgaggattatggctgagctccatgagggaatttgcgggagccacattcgaggtcgatcgctggcgacaaggactatccgtgcaggctactactggcccacgatgagagaagattgcaagagatacgcccagcgttgcaagcaatgccagcagcacgccgattggcacaagggaCCCCCAGAAAagctgaagtcgatttacagcccctggccgtttcatacttggggaattgacattctaggacccttcccattggcgatcaggcagatgaagtacttggtagtggcgattgaatacttcaccaagtggatcgaagcggagccagtagcccagatcaccgcacacaagatcgagagctttgtatggaagaatatagtgtgccggtttggtgtgcgtaaacgcctggtgtcagacaatgggactcagtttgcaagtcacctcttgaagaagttgtgcgaagaggtgggggtataacaggtgtttgcatccgtcgagcacccacagacgaatggccaagtggagtctgccaatcgggtgttgctgagaggtttaaagagaagattagagaaagctaaggggtCGTGGGCTgcagaggtaccccgcatagtttgggcgtaccataccactgagcagtcaggaactcACGAGACACCGTTTagcttggtttatggatgtgatgcaatgattccagttgaaatccaggagagctcgccgagattccaaaactttgtagcggaagactcgaatgaagaaagaaggttaaatctggatttgctggatgaggtcagggaggaggcaagagtaAAAGTCGAGGCGGCaaaaaggaggattgaacgaaggtacaactccagggtaatgccaaggcagtttagagagggcgacctggtgatgaggaaggccaatcagtacgagatggagaacaagttatcgcctaagtggacaggaccgttcagaataaccgaggctttcgggaacggcgcctaccgcttagagacgttagaagggggggcgattcctcgtacttggaacgccacacatctgaaattatattacagttaaagctttgtaagtaaaaaggAACGAGAGGTGATTTACATGCTtcctgttaaaacagtttgaaacggggcactcttttttccctaaggagggtttttaatgaggccacccaataaagaagagttttcgagcTTAAGTTTCTGAGTTTGCATGCATGTTTGTGTTGAAAGCTTgtagaaaaaagaccttgtcactcgtacgtgatttaaggcgagttcaAAGTCGTATTGCATGctctcagttaaaagttttaaagtccccatcgtttttcggcgatcggcggcatcagttaaaagttttaaagtccccatcgtttttcggcggtCGGCGGCAtcaattaaaagttttaaagacctcgtcgtctttcggcgatcggaggcaccaacaaTGATTTAAGACCTCAACACCCTCgtgcgtcttgaggcgagaaagagataaagtcctcctcgactttgtgcgagtgcaggcgagaacagattaaaagacctctctgcaccagTAGATaaaggcaagattaaaagtcctcagtgcatccaggggggaggagatgtacaccctgggcaagttgaggcaccagataaagtccttctcaccgcagagtgagttcaggcaagatgagctgAAAAGTAGGGGTGTTTGTGACCTTCAAtggtgggaagggaaggaaaatgcttttccccctttaagtgaaacatcaatattgacccagtaagaccagatcattgttctgaaactcagggaggtagagaaggatccgaaaggcgcctctaccccaagatgagggaacaatgatcaagtcatgaaaagaagaaaggtaacatcgccagaaccTTATGGCGTGAAAGTTGAGATAGTGAAGGGGTTGTGCGGCGAGTGCCAGATCAGAAGAGTTCCGGGCGATGACAGAAGTAGGGGGCacttcacttggcagatcaggtaaactgtattttaatactagtttgagtcaaaacctgctgcctagtaagtgatcTTACGTTAAGGTTCTTTGCCTTAAATTCGCGAGTTTTATTGAATGTCATCGCCGGAGAGTTGATAGTTGCTCaaatttactttgagttaacagtttgccaagtttgttataagattaacaATTTGCTCGAGTTAAAGCGGTACACGGAGGGTTAAGTTCAAGTATTGCTGAGTTCACGCAGTTGAGCAAGTTTCGCCCGTTATGATAGTTAAACCAGTTGATTGTGCAGCAGATAAGTtagaagattatatatatatatatatatatatatatgcacatCTGTGCACATGAGCGTCGAACAGTTCGAACAAGATGAGAGTTATTACAGAATAAGGTAAAGCGTAAGAGTCTTCAAGGAGATGAGTCGATCGGGGGCACGATCttgccgtccaccacctcgttgtacaCTGAGAACTCAGAAAGATCGAGGTCGGGATATTTGCAAGCAAGCTGCTCCAAAGCAATGCTAAAGCCGGAGGTTAGAACCTGGGCAGCCTCGagctgaagctcgtcgatcttcgCCTTGAACCCACTGTTCTCCTCGCGAACTCGAGCAAGCTCAGCAGCAACTTCACTAAGTTCCTGGGAAGCCTTATCCCAATCTTGCTCGACCTTTCCCAGAAGAATCTCTCTCTCAATTGACCTCTTCTCCAGGTTGGCCATCTTCTGAGCGTCGGTCTCCTTCGCCTCCTCTAGCGAGGCAATTCTTTCCCTCAGAGggacaatcttgctctccagctcgacaGCGTCTTGGAGTTTGTCATGAAGCTTTTTGCGTAGCTCTTTGTTGTCTCGCCGTACCCTCTGGAGCTCGTCCTTGAGAGCGTTCTCAACTCGCGAAAACTCCAAGCCCTGCATCATCATATCGCCCTTGGCTTTTTCGGCTTCCGCTTTCGCGGTGCTTGCCACCTCCTGGTTGATCCGATTGTCGAGCTCGAACTTCTCCAGGGAGTCTTTGAGCCCTTCGCCGACGATTTGGGGAAGGCAATCGTCAACCATGGCACTTAGGCGCACAGTGAAGGACTTCAAAGCTTCTTGAAGAGCGGCTGGGAGGCCTGAGGTTGCTAGTGGAGGTGAAGGTTGGTGTTCACCACCGCCCTCGCAAGGTTGAACGGCGGGGTGAGCTTCGAGGCGCGGTGGTGAGGCAGGCGGCTCCTCGGCAGCTTGTGAGGAGGCTTGCGTATCAGCGAGTTGATCAGGAGCAGCCTCAGCAATTGATGCGTTTGAAACAGGAACGCCCCCAGCGGACTCAAATGGAGTGGAGGCACTGGGAGGGTCCTCGATGAAGTTTGGAACGACGCTCTCAATTGCTGGGGGCTCGGAAACCGCCACCCTCCTTCTTTTGCAGATTAGCCCATCCTCGGTGCTCTCATCCGCCTCTTCATCAGATACTACCCTGGGGGCTTTCCTTCTGGCCTTCCTAAATGGTAGCTTTTTGCGTTGGGGGGCTGGAAGAGCAGCAGCAGCGGTTGGGCCAGCTGGTGAGGATTGgccctgggcggcggcgatctccacaaCAGAGTTCGGGATCTTgtgctaagtcaaccggcaggatcagtaacgcacttaattaacgcgtctaattagaaaacgtagcgcatttaagacattGAAAcacttgggagcctttatagtaccttaaacgctcgaaacagaaactgtattaaatgactttaattacctggtacctgactaaatggtgtttttattctgacctggctgtcgtacacgtggagggcctcacagcgccatgaccccatctggggacgtttcttcatgtgagtcctcctgcttgggagtgctactgtgcaaggggtgaccttttgggtgccaactcatgcccccaatcctctagtcactcactttgagggCGTATctgcctttctctcgtaccctgcgcctggctaccctgggcgtgaccctcctcttgagtcgtatctgtcccaaaggcgtctctggggcga includes:
- the LOC137834062 gene encoding uncharacterized protein — translated: MQCDEGEELWICKNHTFVVKVREEGEHEGKTEVAEKRFEGDEQCGDAERMDGTVHKIPNSVVEIAAAQGQSSPAGPTAAAALPAPQRKKLPFRKARRKAPRVVSDEEADESTEDGLICKRRRVAVSEPPAIESVVPNFIEDPPSASTPFESAGGVPVSNASIAEAAPDQLADTQASSQAAEEPPASPPRLEAHPAVQPCEGGGEHQPSPPLATSGLPAALQEALKSFTVRLSAMVDDCLPQIVGEGLKDSLEKFELDNRINQEVASTAKAEAEKAKGDMMMQGLEFSRVENALKDELQRVRRDNKELRKKLHDKLQDAVELESKIVPLRERIASLEEAKETDAQKMANLEKRSIEREILLGKVEQDWDKASQELSEVAAELARVREENSGFKAKIDELQLEAAQVLTSGFSIALEQLACKYPDLDLSEFSVYNEVVDGKIVPPIDSSP